Sequence from the Paenibacillus riograndensis SBR5 genome:
GCTCCGGTTGATCAAAGCTTTCTGTTCGCCCTCTTCCGGTCAGGAAGGACCACGAACAACAGATAACAAATGAGGGGTGTAGGAATTCCGGTCAACCCCCATATCCCCCAAAACCAAGCCACTCTGCCCCGGCCGCGCTTCTGGGCATTACGAAATATTAATGTTCCTTGCAGCAGCAGCGCTGCAGCCAGACAACCCCACAACCAATAAGGCACGTCCTGAAGCTCTTTCACTCTTCCGCATCCTCCCGCCGCAGCCTAAGCCGGACCACTGCCAGGCAACCGAGCCCAGCGATTGGTACAGCCGCCTGCAGTATCCAGTAGATCACTGGCGCTAATCCCAAGCTAACCATGACAATGCTCACCATGAATAGCGCGACAAGCAAGAACATCTGGAGCTCTCTGCGGCGCTGATGCTGTCGGCGGAGAGCTTCCTCGGCAATAAGCCGCTTAAGTCCCGGCAAAGATGGCGGCGAAATGTCATCATACTGCGCATCCAGACGCTCAAGATCTCCTGACAGCATCTGCAGCAATTCATCATCCTTCTCAGTGTTCATCATCACTCAGCTCCTTTCGCAGTTGATTGAGTCCTGCTGCCACACGCGATTTGGCAGTGCCCGAAGGAATCTGCAGAATATCCGCGATCTCTTCATACCCGTAACCGTAATAGTGCTTAAGCAGCACCGCCATTCGCTGGACAGAACTCAGCCGTGAGAGCGCATCAAGCACTTCGCTCCACTCCAGGTTCCGGCTCTCAAAACGCCAGCGGATGGACCGTACACCCTCTTCCTGGCGTTTCCACTTCATTTCAAGCTTCCATCGGCGCTTCCTGTCAATATACAGCCGGGTAGCAATAGTAATCAGCCACGAGGAAAAAGACGAAGCTCCGTTATAGGTTCCGATCTTCTCCATGCACCTGACCATGGTATCCTGGGCAAGTTCCTCTGCGAGCAAAGGGTTCATGGTAGCCTTGACCAGGTATTTGTAGAGAAAGGCATAATGTTCCTGCAGCAGTACAGCCAGCGCGGAAGCATCGCCGTGCTGCGCTCTGATGATCCGTTCGTGCGTCCCGTCGCTCATCTGCTCCTCCATCTGTAGCTTTCATTCATTTGTAATACGGCTATGTATGGTTAATCGTTCATTCGCGGTCTGAATTATTTTGCAGCTCCCATAGTCTGCGCCGCCAGGGCTGAATCGCCCCTTTGCCGTGTGGGAAGCTCCAGAAGAGACATTCCTTCTTATCCTGCCCGCCCGTAGTAGAAATCGGCGCTTTATGCGCCTCTTCTTCATGCACTTCCTCTTCAGTATCTTTCATCCATTCCGCCCCCTAAACCCCTTATCCCGAAAAACAGACAAAAAAAGAACGCAAACCGGGATTATTCCACAGTCTGCGTGCTTCGCGAGGTTAAATGTTACATTTAATTAACATTATACTATCAACTTTGTAGTCACTTGTCCATCAGTTTTTTGTTCTAAAATGTCGATTCCGGCAGAAGCGGATCATTACATGGGAACGTAAGGATTACATTGCCGCTCAAAACCGATCGTTGTCCGCGGCCCATGGCCGGGAAATACTCTGACTTCCTCATCCAGGCGGTACAATTTGTTCCGGATGGAATCGATAAGGTCCCGTTCCCGGCCTCCAGTCAAATCGGTACGTCCGACCCCCAGTTTAAAGAGCACATCACCAGAAAAGAGATCACTGCCGCATAGGAAGCTGACGCTGCCGGGAGAATGCCCCGGCGTATGCATCACACGGAAGGTGAGTCCCAGCAGATTAAGCACCTGGCCATCTGCCAAATCATACTCGGCAGGTTCGGTGCTGATGGGCGGCGTAACATCGGGCCACATCAGCGAGCCATTCAGCTTGGGGCTGCCGAGCCATTCGCTCTCCAGCGTGTGTAAGTACACCGGACATTTCTTGGCCCGGCGGATCTCGTCAAGCCCGGCAATATGATCGAAGTGGGCGTGGGTCAGCAGAACAGCTTCAATCTCCATTTCCTGGGCAGCGCGCAGAAGAGCCGCGGGATTCGCACCGGGATCAATGATGACACCGCGTCCGGGATCCGCCCCGGTAAGCAGATACGCATTCGTCTGAAGGGGACCCAGATTATAGGAACGAATATTAAGCATCGCTTTTTAGAATCCGGAGATCAGGCTGCGCAGCTCTTTGGCAATCACTGCGTGCGACTCCGTTCCTTCCCCGTAAGCTTGGCCCATCGCCTTGCGGACTTCGGCGATTTTGCTCTCATAGTCAGGTGCCTCACGGTCCGGATTCTCCCGCTTGAACTCCCTCATCAGCGATTGCACATGCTCCGGACGGGGACCCCAGTGGCCCAGTACATAACCGCCTGTATCGGCAAAAATAACGATGGGCACTGATCTTCCGCCCATAGTCAGGAAATCATCCATTACGTCCTGATTTTCTTCCAGAATCAGAACCTCGGTTTTGATCCCTGCGGTTTCCAGAATGCGGAACACCACCGGCACATTGCGCACAACATCACCGCACCAGTCGGCAGCCAGTATCAGCACGCGCAGATCGTCCCGGTGATTCAGACTTTCAAAATACGCACGGTCATCCTGATCTTCCCAGGCGAATTTTTCGTACCACGATTCAAAAGCCTGCTGGTTCTTCGTCATACCTTCCACGAACTGGCGCGGAGTAAGGCCCTGACCAAACTTATGAGCTACATTCTGCTTCATACTGCACTACCTTTCTTCTTGGATTTGTACCACTTGAACAGGAAGTATATAACTATAATAGCAATGGCCGCTAGGATCAGCTCATGGGTGTACTTGGCGGCTACTTCATCAATGGTTTCCCACTTGTCGCCAAGTGTATAGCCCAAATAGACAAACAGCGCACTCCACGGAATTACGGCAAGTGTAGTCAGCAAAGTGAACTTGCCCAGCGGCATGCGCGAGATCCCGGCAGGAACCGATATGGCATGCCGCACAACCGGAATGAACCGGGCGGTGAATATGACGCCTGTGCCATACTTATTGAACCATTCTTCGGAATGGTCAATATGTTTTTTCTTGATAAAAATGTACTTTCCGTATTTCTCCAGCACGGGTCTGCCGCCATAACGGCCAATCCAATACACAAATATCTGGGCGATAACTCCGCCAACCGTACCAAAAAGCACCGCACCAAAATAATTAATTTCCCCCTGCGAGACCAGATATCCGCCAAAGGCCAGCACAATTTCACTTGGGATAACCTCAATCATAAGCCCGATCATAATCCCGAAATACCCAAGACTCTGAATCCATTCAAACAAATGCGAGATCAGATCAGAAATAACGTGCAAATGCAGCTCCTCCTCCCGTTTTTTCGCCGAATTCGCTTACGCCTAATTAAGGCTCTTGGCGATTCCGCTCTATGTACCCAGCTTCTCCTAGCCTATTCTAGCATATGCGGGCTTACGACTTCTACTTAAGGGAAACTGAAAATCCCTCCGGCAAGCAGGAAGCAGGCGCCTCTCCTTAAATAAGCACGGTGCCGTTCCAGCAAAAAAACGAAGGGAATTTATGACAAGATAAATATTCTTGTATTTAAAAATAGACGATTGACATAACTGTTCCGGAATACTTATTATATATTTAGATAATTATTTAAATATTGAAAGGCCGGATGAACATGAACGAATCCTTCAAGGCGCTGGCTGACCCGACCCGGAGGCAGATCCTGCGGCTGTTAAGGGAAAAGGATCGTACCGCCGGGGAGATCGCCGATTATTTTAATATGTCCAAACCCAGCATCTCGCATCATCTGAATGCTCTGAAGCATGCGGGACTGGTGCAGGACGAACGTCAGGGGCAATTCATTCTGTATTCGCTCGATACGACCGTGCTTGAAGAGGTGCTAGGCTGGTTCCTTGAGTTCACAGGTACTGGAAAAGAGCGCGAAACACATGGCCGCACAGAGTCCAAACCCAAACCGGTTAAGGATACACACAAGGAGGTTGATTGATATGAAAGACTTTAAATGGAAGTGGCAGGACACAGTGATTGTCATTCTGGGCGTTCTCTCGCTGGGTTATGCGCTGGCCAATTACGGCAAGCTGCCCGACCAGCTGCCTGCCCATTTTGACATCAGGGGAGAGGCCGACCGTTATTGGAGCAAAGGATCGGTTATCGCTTTTACAGGCTTTCTGGGCCTCATTTTCCCGCTGGCGATGCAGTTCATCAAAAGCGTTGATCCAAAGAAAGAGAACTACAGCAAATTTCAAAATGCCTACAAAATGATTCGTCTGGCAATCGCGGCTTTGTTCGATGCTATGCTCGTGCTGACCGTCTCTTACGGTCTGAATCAGAATATTCCTGCCGGCAAAATAGCTATGGTCGCTATTGGCCTGCTGTTTATCGTGGTCGGCAACTTTATGCCGCAGATCAGAGACAACTATTTCACAGGTATCCGCACTGCATGGACACTCGCCAGCCCGGAGGTATGGCGGAAGACGCACCGCTTCTCCGGTGTGATGTGGATGATCGGCGGTCTGCTGATCGCGCTGGGAGCATTTTTACCACAAAGCCTGTCCATCAGTATGATTATTGCCGCGCTGGTGATTGCCATCATCCTGCCCTTTGCGTATTCGTGGCTGATCTCATCCCGCACCAAGGCTTAAAGCCATCTTATTTATTTCGCAATCTGAAATGGTTCCAAAAGGCAGTCCTCTTTAGTGGAAAAAGTATCACTAATCGAACCGATTGGGCCCATGAAGGTACCCTATGTGGGAAAAAGTATCACTAATCCGGCTGAAATCACCCTTATGGAGTAAAAACCCAGGAATTAGGTGTACAAAATCCCACTAAAGGTTGTTGCCGACAGGATTTCAGCGAATTAGTTTTACTTTTTCCACTTAGCTTACGTTCTCCAATGCAACTTCGAGGTTCAATGATAGATATGGGGACGAAAAAACCCACAAAGTCAAGGCTCAACTTCCGGCTCGGTGCCCTCCCCGCTTACAGGAAGCATTGCCGTCCGTAAATAGCATGCAGCAGCACGTGCTTCCGTCAGCCGAAGGTCTATGCCTTCGGCTTCTTTTTGGGCGCCAAACCGGCGGTCATTATGCTGCAGCCCCTTGCTGCCTTCTTGTTCAATCAACAGACGGTACTCCCGCAGCAGCTCCAATCCGGCATCGGCGCTCTGGAGCGCCCCTAGCTCATCCCCGTCCTTCAGTTTCCGTACACTCATATCCAGCATTCCTTCGGCTGCTTCTACCCGTTTGACTACATTAAAAACATCCAGTGCTTCCCCTTTGCGCACCCGGTACAGAGCCGTTCCCGGATGTTTTCCGCGCATGGCCCGTTTAGCGAGTTCCCAGTTCAAAGCGGCATCTTCCGGAGCATAGCCCAGAGCCTTCCGGAGCAGGGCGCTTCCCTCCGGCTCCGGAAGCATCCGGGATAAAGCCGCAGCGGCCTTCGGCTGACGGGGGTTCCACTGCAGGGATTGCCGCAGCAGGGATATCCTCTCTTCTCTGTGGGAAGCACCCGCCGCCTGCTTATATAACGACTCCCCTTTCATCATTTGAAAGGACAACACAGACAGCGCTAGAGTGACGCCGCAGAGCAGTGTCACTAACGAAACTCTCAACAGAGGATGCTGCACTGCAAAAGGTACCAGCCGCCAGGGGTCTCCAGTGATAGGCGGCGACTTGGCAGAGACGAGGCGTACCGGTGAGTTGTCTGCGGCTCCAGCTGGCGCAGCGTGTAAAGGGAGCGGAGCTGCTGGCGCGAGGCCAGGCTCTGCTGCCAGACTTCCGGGGCCGCCTGTGATGGGCAGCGACTTGACAGCTATGTCGCGTACCGGTAAGTTGTCTGTGGCAGCGTGGTGAAGCTTCTCGGCACGGGCAAGCGCCGGCAGCAGGAGCAGCAGCAGCCAGACAAGGCCGTAGCTCCAGTCAAAATCGACGGCGCTATGCAGGGCAAGCGCCAGCAGGGGCGGCAGCAGCCTTGGCGCCCCTGCCGCCACCAGCCATCCTGCGGCCAACAGGAGCAGCAGGATTACCGCAAGGCCGACGCCTCCCAGGTTCAGCAGGAGGTCCAGGTAGCCGCTGTGCACCTGGCTGCCCACGTAGGGGCGGGACTGGGCGGCGAGATACGTGCTCCGCCAAGTCCCGCCCCCGCGCCCCAGCCAGGGCGCTTCTGCCGCGAGCTTCCAGGCATCGCGGTAGAACAGGCCGCGAGCGGCGACCGTCGATGACGGTCCGGTGATCCGCTCGCTCACCTGCAGGAGGACGGCGCTGCCCGCAGCCGTCCAAAGTGCCGCCGCCAGCGCTGCCCTGGCGGCATGCCACCCGCCTGCCGCGCCAGTCCGGCGGCGGCACAGCCAGGCGCCGCCAAGCAGCGCGGCGCCCCACAGTCCGGCCAGCAGAAGCAGGCCGGACACCGGCTCTACCGCCAGCCCGGTCCGGGCCAGCTGGCGGTAAAGCCATGCCGCGGCGGCCACAGGCGCGGCACCGGCAAGCAGAAGCGGCATGCAAAGCTGCCGCTTCCAGAGCAGGGCCGCGGCAGAGGCCAAGGCCGCGGCCAGCCACGCGCCGCGCGACTCGCTGAGCAGCAGCGCGGCGGCGCAGGGGAAAAGCGGCAGCATGCGCAGCAGCTGCCGCCCTCCTGCGCTACTGCACAGCCCGCTCAACTTTCTAATCCGTTTCTTGCCGCTCTGCTCCCACTCGATAATCCTGTGCGCAACGCCCCGCTCTCTCTGCATGTTTCTCGACCCGCTTATCCCCTTCTCGCCGCTCCACTCCCACTCAATAATCCTGTGCGCATTCCCCCGCTCTCTCCGCATGTTTCTCCACACGCTAGTCCCTGTCTTGCCGCTCCGCTCCCTAATCCCCTGCGCAGCCTCCCGCTTTCTGCCCTTCCGAGTACCTTCCCGCCCGCTAGTGCCGTTTTTCCCGCTCCGCTCCTTAGTTCCAGCGCCACGTTCTGCCGCCCGGGACTGTGCCCGCTGCACATGGACCGCAGCGGCAAACAGCCGCTCCAGCAGGAATACAGCCATGACCACCCCAAAGGTATTCGGATACTGCAGCAGGCCAGCCAGTCTGGCGCCTGTGGCGCTGACTTCAGGCGCTGCGGTGTATGCTACCGCATAGGGGAGCTTCAGCTGAGCGCATACTGCAAGCAATGCGCTTAAGCTGAGGGTCATTCCCGTCACATGCCAAATTGCCGCAAGAAGCCGTGCACCTTGGCGGTCAGCCGCACAGAAATAGGCCAGTAGGGCAAAAGTGGCATAAAATGCCCAGCGCAGCAGCTCATCCGCTGTATCTTGAGCAGACACTGGACCACGCAGACCCGCCCACGCGTATAGGACAAAGATTGCCAACGGGCAGCCCAGCAGGATCAGAGCCGGCTTATTCACCACAGCGATCTTAAGGACATGATCCCTTCCTTCATCATTGCGCGATGCAGATACTGCCTGGCCCCAGGCGCAAAAAATCCCGCACAGCACCAGCCACACTGTGAGAAACGGATAGATCTCTCCGGCAAAAAACATCCCCCTCAGCAGGGAAGCTGCCATGACCGCAGCGAATACTGCGCCTGTACAAGCGAAGACCAGCGCTTTTTTCTGGCTGTCCTGGTTATTCAATCTCATTCGGATTTCCCCTATATGAGTCAAGTTACCTCTAGTATTTCCAGAATATGCATAAACCAAAAGGCAGCACAAACAGGACGAACCTGCTCCCGCGGGGAAGCGGCCGTCCTGTCATGGCATTAATGATTCATCGTATGAAAGAGATTAGCCCTGCACTGTGCTTTCACCCGGCAGCAGATCAGTGCAGACGCGTTCAAGATACGGCTTCGCACCGAGAAAATCACGGAATGCGCTGTATTCGCGCCATTTGGCGGCATTGTCTCCGCTTGCGCCTTTGACCGCACGGATCAAAATGTTCTTCGGGGTATGCTCCATGTCAATGAACTCCAGCAGCTGTGTGCGGTATCCCATAAGGTCGAGCAGCTTCGCCCGGATCGCGTCGGTTGCGAGGGCTGAGAAGCGCTCCTTCAGGATGCCATGCGACAGCAGCGGATTCAGCACCCCGCTTTCGATCTGGGCAAACAGCTCATGCTGGCAGCAGGGAACAGACAGAATCACTGAGGCACCCCAGCGGACCGCTTTTTCCAGTGCTGCATCGGTTGCAGTATCACAGGCATGAAGCGTTACGACCATATCCACCTGCTCCAGCTCGTTGTAATCCGCGATATCCCCGACCAGGAAACGGAGTTTGCCGTAGCCGAGCTTGGCCGCAAGCGCGCTGCAGTGCTCAATCACATCGGCTTTGAGATCAAGCCCGACAATATTCAGCTCCCGCTGCTCGCGAATGGCCAGGTAGTGATACAGTGCAAAGGTCAAGTAGGATTTGCCGCAGCCAAAATCCACAATGGTCAGCGGACGGCCGGTTGGCAGATCGGCCAGCACATCCTCTACCATCTCCAGGAAACGGTTGATCTGACGGAACTTATCGTACTTCTTGGCCAGCACCTTTCCCTCGCTGTTCATAATGCCCAGTTCAACCAGAAACGGCACCGGCTCGCCTTCATCCAGCACATACCGCTTGCGACGGTTATGGTCCAGATTGGGCGCCTCCTGCTTGCTCGGTGATTTGGTCAGGATGGATACCTTATACTTTTTACTGATCAGCACTTGATAATCAGCCTCGACGGTACAGAGCAGCCCCTGACGAAACTTCTCTCTAAACAGCGACATTAATTCCGCCGCCGCAGACTCCGCCGGAATATTGCGGTGCTCGACCTTGGGACCGGTATAGTAGGCAAACTGGTAATGCAGCTTGCCCTTTAATTCAACGGGCTTCACCTGCACCTTGGTGTAGGTGGTTTCACCTTTGCTTCGCAGCTGGCTAAGAGTTGCCGTAATCAGTGTACGGCCGCTCATGACTTGTTCAATCAAAGCATTTAAAGATTCCACAGGGTACATCTCACTTTCGCCAAATAGAAGATAATTTATAGTATGATACTTAAGGTCTGCACGCATTCTATTGCACTTTATGCAGCAGATGCCCGATAAATCGGCTGTTAAACGGGATCTGTTGCAATCTCTGCAGTAGAATCCCCTGGAAAAGTTGTTTTTGGCCTAAAATCCGGTAATACATTGCACGAAATGCAGTAGAATGTGATTCATCGCTGAATCTTGGGCAATTCTATTGCAGAAAGTGCAGTCATGCAACAATTTCTCTGTTGTGATCTGTTGTGAACGCTACGGATTATAAGTTCAATCTATATAGTATAGCATTTTTTCAGCTGCAAAATTGCAGTCCGCGCAAGGCATCATTACTGTCTGACAGCAGCCGTACGTCTTTCCCATTCTTTCAGGCCGTCTCTGACCTCTTGTTCGGGAAGTCCGCCGAGTTCCAGTTCTTCCGGACTTTTCAGCAGCAGCCGGCTGTACAGTTCTTTGCCTTCCTGGACAACATCCTCTCCTTGCTCCCACAGCCTGTAGAGACTGTCTTCCGCCTTGGCGTAGCGCCCGAGCGATTCCATGTAGGACAGCAGCAGCCGCTCTGTTTTTGCCGGCAGACTGTATGCCTGGGTTTCTCTCAAAAGCTCGTCGATATCAGCGGGCATTTGCAGCAAAGTACGGTCAGCACCATGCAGATCAGCATACAAAAACAGATGCAGTGACCTCATGGCTCTGAACAGCCCTGCGTCCTTGTCTCCCGCCGCTGTATAGATGGCTCCTTCCTCCTTAAGCAGCCGGGCCACACCCTGAAGCTTATCGGATTCCACAACGCCCCCCAGCAGATACATATCAATAATATCCTCTACGGATAATGAATTCAGCAGCCGGGAATTCAGGCGGAAATGCCGGATCAGCAGCTCGTCAACCTCCCACAGGGCTTCGGTTGTCTTTTTCTCCTGCTTAAGCGTCATTACCTTGGCGACCATTGCGGTCATGTCCTCAATCATCCGCACGATGTAATCTCTCCGGAACATATTGCACACTCCTTCCATAGCTGCAGCACCTGGACTGCAATTCTTCCTTCAGCGGCCAGCTTTTTAAGACTGCCCTTGGGATTCATCTTAAACCATTACACCGCTTAGCGCTACTTGGCAAGTCGGAGCCATGCAGCAGCTCATTGCAGCGATTGTCTGTTGACAGATCTGCACAAGATGGAATACACTGCCATCAATACGATCTGTAATCCAGATCGAACTAAATTGCAGTACGGACTGATTCCAGATAGGAGGATTTACAGATGAATGAAGATAAGGAATATCAAGCTTCCATCCAGCGCCAGCCTCTGAAGGTGTCCCCCGAACAGGAAAAGCTGCTGGAAAGTGCACTGCGGATCAAGATCATGCATCTGCTGGCTGCAGAGCCCCTGACCTCCAAGCAGGTTGCCGAAAAGCTGGAGAAGACTCCGGGGAATGTCCATTATCATATCAGCAAGCTGTTTGAGGGCGGACTGCTGGAGCTTGTCCGGACAGAGGCTGCCGGAGGCATTATCCAGAAATTTTACCGTTCAAAGGCCACCTGGTTCCGTGCGGAAAATTTCAGCGGTTTTCAATTCCGGGCGGAGGATCAGGTGGACCATTTCACTACAAGACTGACCTTATCCCCGGAAGAGCTGGAGAGCTTCCGGCGGGAGATGATGGATTTCATTTCCTCCTGGGAATCCAGGGTTACCTTGGGGACTGAATATGGCGTTGACATCGTCATCGGACACTTAAGGACTCCTGAGCCGGAGGTGAACCCTTAGAGATGATGCCTGCAAGCACTTCTGAATCAGGTAAAACCAATCCGTTCCGCGGGTTTGCCGCACCTTTTGCCAAATCCCGGGCGTTCCCCTTTTTGTGGCTGGGACATCTGATTTCTTTCCTGGGAAGCTCAGTAACTATGGTTATTCTCCCTGTCCTGGTCTATTCCCTGACCGGATCTACGACAACCATGGGTGTCGTAATGGCTGTCTACATGCTGCCCAACATCCTCATGCTGCCGGTCTCCGGACACATTGTGGACCGTTATGACCGGGTGGGGATCATGATGCTGGCCGATATTTTCCGCGCTTTAATCATGCTCGCTACGGCCGTGCTGGCCTTGACCGGACTGCTCAGCATTCCGTTATTGCTGATATTAATCGGCTGCTATGGCCTGCTTGACGGCCTCTTCCAACCGGCATATGCGGCGGTCCGGGCTACTGTATTTACACCGGACATCCGGGTCACGGCAAACTCGGTAACCCAAATAACTACACAGACCGTCCGTTTGATCGGTCCTGCTCTCGGCGGGCTGCTTATCACTCATCTGTCGGCAGGAATCGGCTTTGGGCTCGATGCTTTTACGTATGTGTTCTCATTCATATGCTTAATTTATTTGCGCAGAGCGCTGATTGCCAGAGTGCGGACTGATGCATCCGGCACGGCCGGGTCCATGGCCGCTCCGTCCCCCTCAGCCGACTGGAAGCAGGATTTCATGGAGGGGCTTGCCGTGCTGCGCAGCCACCCCTGGCTCTGGATCACCATTCTTGCGTTTTCATTTATCAATATCTGTTATGGCGGAATTACGAGCATTCTGGTTCCGTGGCTCTTTAAAGTCCAGCATGGCTGGGACCCCTACCTCTATGGGCTTGCCGTCACTTGTTCCGGTGCCGGAGCCATCCTTGCCGGCCTGATCTTCGGGACCCGGCAGAGATGGAGCCGCCGCGGCCTGATGGCTTATGGCGGAGCTTTTATTAGCGGGGTGTCTCTCCTTCTCCTTCCCTTCGTTCCCAGTGCGGCGGGTGCTGTGATTCTTTTCTCCCTGGAGGGCTTCGGGCTCATGGTATTTATGCTGATCTGGGAGATCAGCATGCAGGAGCTGGTTCCGCAGGAAGCATTCGGGCGTGTAGCAAGCCTTGATCTCCTGGGCTCCTTCGCCCTGCTGCCGGTCGGCTATATTCTGGTCGGCTGGCTGGCCGATCTGATCGGCGGTGTAGCAACCATTGCCATCTTTTCGGGGCTGGGCATGGCCTGCATTGCGCTCGTGCTGAGCATTCCGGCTATCCGTAATTTCCAGTAATATACATTAGGCAGCCGTTTTAGATTTCAGTTTAGCGTTGCCTGTAGAACCCTTTATGAATCCTTCGGTAATTCCAAGTGGAAAAAGGATAACTAATTCGCCCGGGTACCCTGTTCTCCGCAGCTGAAGTGGAAAAAGGTTAACTAATTTAGCTGATTTCGCTCCTTACGCAGTCATACGACCCAATTAAGTTTCCTTTTTCCACTTAAATCTCATAATTATTGATTTTGGGGTGGAATAAGTTTCCTTTTTCCAACTATATAGAGTGAACTTAAGATATTTACATTAGGGACTTCGTCGGGACTCCGGAGAATGTTTGGACTTCCGGCCGCTGCCCTTCTGCAGATTTCTTGATTGTTACCGCTGTTCGCGGTGGAAATCCGCAGACTGCCTATGCTTTCGATGAGAGCTTTCCTACGGAAAGCTTTTAGGCGGACGCATTCGCTCCGTAAGTATCCAAACTTCCCCTCCATCCCTTTTCCCTTTTGTTCGTTTTTCAAGTTCGCTTTATATAAATAAGTTGAACTATAGTTTATCATTGTGGGGTATGGTCATAATAAAAAGAGGCAGTCCCGTTCCGTCGGGTGCTGCCTCTTTGGGGTGTTCTCTGCAGGATTTTGCCCCGCATAAGGTCTCTGATTATTTGCGCACAGCCGCATGCACATAGTCCTTGATGATTTCGGCCAAACGTTCAGGTGCTTCGTACATGCTCATATGCCCTACCCCGGATATGGTTGCCTGGGTGACATTTGGCTTGTTCGAGGTAAATGTCTGTTCCGGGGTCACCTTGCTGTCCTCTGCACCGGCTACGAGCAGCACCGGCAGTGCCGTAGCTGAGATCACGTCGCGGCGGTCAGGACGCTCACGCATCGCCATTGCCGCTCCGACTGCCCCTTGCGGAGGTGTTCTGTAACCAATTTCCTTTGTGCGTTCGAGAAGCTGCGGAGCAGCTCCCGGTGCAAAGAGGCCCGGTACCAGCCCATCCACAAAAGCGAAGATTCCTTCATTCTGAATCATGCTGACACTTTTCAGACGGTTCTCCCTGGCTTCCCCGCTGTCCGGATAACCGGTAGAGTGAATCAGACCGAATCCCTTCAGACGGGAGGCGTGGCGCTGGGCAAAGGAAAGCGTGATATAGCCGCCAAGGGAATGCCCCAGCAGATAACACTCTGGAATCTCCAGGGCATCAAGCAGAGACAACACATCATCAGCCATCTGGTCTATGCTGTACGCCCCGAGTGGA
This genomic interval carries:
- a CDS encoding YxlC family protein, with the protein product MMNTEKDDELLQMLSGDLERLDAQYDDISPPSLPGLKRLIAEEALRRQHQRRRELQMFLLVALFMVSIVMVSLGLAPVIYWILQAAVPIAGLGCLAVVRLRLRREDAEE
- the sigY gene encoding RNA polymerase sigma factor SigY, producing MSDGTHERIIRAQHGDASALAVLLQEHYAFLYKYLVKATMNPLLAEELAQDTMVRCMEKIGTYNGASSFSSWLITIATRLYIDRKRRWKLEMKWKRQEEGVRSIRWRFESRNLEWSEVLDALSRLSSVQRMAVLLKHYYGYGYEEIADILQIPSGTAKSRVAAGLNQLRKELSDDEH
- a CDS encoding MBL fold metallo-hydrolase gives rise to the protein MLNIRSYNLGPLQTNAYLLTGADPGRGVIIDPGANPAALLRAAQEMEIEAVLLTHAHFDHIAGLDEIRRAKKCPVYLHTLESEWLGSPKLNGSLMWPDVTPPISTEPAEYDLADGQVLNLLGLTFRVMHTPGHSPGSVSFLCGSDLFSGDVLFKLGVGRTDLTGGRERDLIDSIRNKLYRLDEEVRVFPGHGPRTTIGFERQCNPYVPM
- a CDS encoding thioredoxin family protein; protein product: MKQNVAHKFGQGLTPRQFVEGMTKNQQAFESWYEKFAWEDQDDRAYFESLNHRDDLRVLILAADWCGDVVRNVPVVFRILETAGIKTEVLILEENQDVMDDFLTMGGRSVPIVIFADTGGYVLGHWGPRPEHVQSLMREFKRENPDREAPDYESKIAEVRKAMGQAYGEGTESHAVIAKELRSLISGF
- a CDS encoding DedA family protein, whose product is MHVISDLISHLFEWIQSLGYFGIMIGLMIEVIPSEIVLAFGGYLVSQGEINYFGAVLFGTVGGVIAQIFVYWIGRYGGRPVLEKYGKYIFIKKKHIDHSEEWFNKYGTGVIFTARFIPVVRHAISVPAGISRMPLGKFTLLTTLAVIPWSALFVYLGYTLGDKWETIDEVAAKYTHELILAAIAIIVIYFLFKWYKSKKKGSAV
- a CDS encoding autorepressor SdpR family transcription factor; the encoded protein is MNESFKALADPTRRQILRLLREKDRTAGEIADYFNMSKPSISHHLNALKHAGLVQDERQGQFILYSLDTTVLEEVLGWFLEFTGTGKERETHGRTESKPKPVKDTHKEVD
- a CDS encoding SdpI family protein; protein product: MKDFKWKWQDTVIVILGVLSLGYALANYGKLPDQLPAHFDIRGEADRYWSKGSVIAFTGFLGLIFPLAMQFIKSVDPKKENYSKFQNAYKMIRLAIAALFDAMLVLTVSYGLNQNIPAGKIAMVAIGLLFIVVGNFMPQIRDNYFTGIRTAWTLASPEVWRKTHRFSGVMWMIGGLLIALGAFLPQSLSISMIIAALVIAIILPFAYSWLISSRTKA
- a CDS encoding O-antigen ligase family protein — encoded protein: MRLNNQDSQKKALVFACTGAVFAAVMAASLLRGMFFAGEIYPFLTVWLVLCGIFCAWGQAVSASRNDEGRDHVLKIAVVNKPALILLGCPLAIFVLYAWAGLRGPVSAQDTADELLRWAFYATFALLAYFCAADRQGARLLAAIWHVTGMTLSLSALLAVCAQLKLPYAVAYTAAPEVSATGARLAGLLQYPNTFGVVMAVFLLERLFAAAVHVQRAQSRAAERGAGTKERSGKNGTSGREGTRKGRKREAAQGIRERSGKTGTSVWRNMRRERGNAHRIIEWEWSGEKGISGSRNMQRERGVAHRIIEWEQSGKKRIRKLSGLCSSAGGRQLLRMLPLFPCAAALLLSESRGAWLAAALASAAALLWKRQLCMPLLLAGAAPVAAAAWLYRQLARTGLAVEPVSGLLLLAGLWGAALLGGAWLCRRRTGAAGGWHAARAALAAALWTAAGSAVLLQVSERITGPSSTVAARGLFYRDAWKLAAEAPWLGRGGGTWRSTYLAAQSRPYVGSQVHSGYLDLLLNLGGVGLAVILLLLLAAGWLVAAGAPRLLPPLLALALHSAVDFDWSYGLVWLLLLLLPALARAEKLHHAATDNLPVRDIAVKSLPITGGPGSLAAEPGLAPAAPLPLHAAPAGAADNSPVRLVSAKSPPITGDPWRLVPFAVQHPLLRVSLVTLLCGVTLALSVLSFQMMKGESLYKQAAGASHREERISLLRQSLQWNPRQPKAAAALSRMLPEPEGSALLRKALGYAPEDAALNWELAKRAMRGKHPGTALYRVRKGEALDVFNVVKRVEAAEGMLDMSVRKLKDGDELGALQSADAGLELLREYRLLIEQEGSKGLQHNDRRFGAQKEAEGIDLRLTEARAAACYLRTAMLPVSGEGTEPEVEP